One genomic region from Gossypium hirsutum isolate 1008001.06 chromosome D13, Gossypium_hirsutum_v2.1, whole genome shotgun sequence encodes:
- the LOC107919072 gene encoding uncharacterized protein: MEEKRNFGPNLVCEIEDKVKLICERLQVVLDRQKSYTDLRRRDIEYEVGDKCMLAHYVVTLASDHKVFLKVSHWKKVFKFGQKGKLSLRFIGSYEKYRSNPSPVVPVEEVEVRSDISYEEEPIVILDREVKVLCSKTVQLVKVFLCNHKTKEATWESEHILRR, translated from the exons ATGGAGGAGAAGAGGAATTTTGGTCCAAATTTGGTCTGTGAGATTGAGGACAAGGTGAAACTTATCTGTGAGCGATTGCAGGTTGTTTTAGATAGGCAGAAATCTTATACTGACTTGAGACGTCGAGATATCGAGTAtgaggttggtgataag tgtatgcttgcacattatGTTGTGACGTTAGCATCCGATCATAAGGTGTTTCTGAAGGTCTCACATTGGAAGAAGGTTTTTAAGTTCGGACAGAAAGGTAAGCTTAGTCTAAGGTTCATTGGCTCTTACGAG AAGTATAGATCGAATCCTTCCCCTGTTGTTCCTGTTGAGGAGGTTGAGGTTCGATCTGACATTTCTTATGAGGAGGAACCGATTGTGATATTAGACCGTGAGGTCAAGGTGCTGTGTAGTAAGACGGTTCAACTAGTGAAAGTTTTTTTGTGCAACCACAAGACTAAGGAAGCCACTTGGGAGTCGGAACATATCCTGAGGCGTTAG